One genomic region from Anabaena sp. PCC 7108 encodes:
- a CDS encoding SDR family oxidoreductase, whose translation MNIQDKQTALITGAASGIGYELACIFASKNYNLVLVDRNRLKLAEIDVEFQQKFKVFPKILVKDLSISTSPEEIFTELQQAEIKVNVLVNNAGFGTYGLFNETSLSIELEMLQVNLVCLTHLTKLFLKEMVKQGQGKILNVSSAAAFQPGPLMAVYFATKAYVLSFSEAIANELEGTGVTVTVLCPGSTVSAFHERTGMADSKLVKGQKMMDAQTVAQLGYDALMRGKTIVIPGLLNKILAKSVRFFPRNLVTKVVRIMQEDK comes from the coding sequence ATGAATATACAAGACAAACAAACTGCTCTGATTACTGGGGCAGCTAGTGGAATTGGTTACGAATTAGCCTGTATTTTTGCCTCCAAAAATTACAATCTTGTTTTGGTCGATAGAAATAGACTAAAACTTGCAGAAATAGATGTTGAATTTCAACAAAAGTTCAAAGTTTTTCCTAAGATTCTTGTTAAAGATTTATCTATATCAACATCGCCAGAAGAAATTTTTACTGAGCTACAACAAGCTGAGATCAAAGTTAATGTCCTAGTCAATAATGCTGGATTTGGTACTTATGGCTTATTCAATGAAACAAGCTTGAGTATTGAATTAGAAATGTTACAGGTAAATTTAGTTTGTCTTACCCATTTAACTAAGTTATTTCTCAAAGAGATGGTTAAACAAGGTCAGGGCAAAATATTAAATGTTTCTTCCGCTGCTGCTTTTCAACCTGGTCCTTTAATGGCGGTTTATTTTGCAACTAAAGCTTATGTTTTATCTTTTTCTGAAGCTATCGCTAATGAATTAGAAGGAACTGGTGTGACGGTGACAGTTCTTTGTCCAGGTTCAACCGTATCTGCATTTCATGAAAGAACAGGAATGGCAGATTCTAAGCTGGTTAAGGGTCAGAAAATGATGGATGCTCAAACTGTTGCCCAGCTTGGTTATGATGCTTTAATGCGAGGTAAGACGATTGTTATTCCCGGACTTTTAAATAAAATACTGGCTAAAAGTGTCAGATTTTTTCCTAGAAATCTGGTGACAAAAGTTGTGAGAATAATGCAGGAAGATAAGTAG